From the Corythoichthys intestinalis isolate RoL2023-P3 chromosome 13, ASM3026506v1, whole genome shotgun sequence genome, one window contains:
- the LOC130929095 gene encoding gastrula zinc finger protein XlCGF26.1-like encodes MLAKRTPDLKFEAELCGAKDQRQQQLSTACKMQGKVVPRGLAELYVNQAHRPEHQESACIKEEQEPGPIQAFGKCLGAERQEIESPGVKEDVELHLIKEEEEPEPCQQKELPIKKEEDELPEEKGITRTTGDPLKSEDGPSEASRGAEPPSGGSSSTERLQAGIFIAPSGRNGAKSHSPYNDDGHKKSHRDDKLCKCSHCGKTFATNYRCRRHMRMHTSEKLFSCSVCGQGFTKKKTQKTHERTHTGEKPVSCLVCGQGFTRKHTLKIHERSHTGEKPFSCPVCGQRFAQKQHLKVHTRTHTGEKPFFCSVCGQGFSQKSALKTHDRTHTGEKPFSCSVCGQGFTQKQNLKRHERTHIREKPFSCSFCGQRFSQKCNLKVHETTHTSDQPFSCSFCGKRFSDTITLQIHERIHTGGKPVSCLVCGQGFTRKHTLKIHERSHTGEKPFSCPVCGQRFSQKQHLKVHTRTHTGEKPFSCSVCGQGFTQKQHLKRHERTHIREKPFSCSFCGQRFSQKCNLKVHETAHTGDQPFSCSFCGKRFSHTITLHIHERIHTGGKPFSCSVCGQRFSRKQHLNVHRRTHTGEKPFSYSVCGQRFAQKHQVNLHTRTHMEEKGFPAQYVLKLFAQCKSNIIMLSS; translated from the exons ATGCTCGCAAAAAGGACGCCGGACTTAAAGTTCGAGGCGGAACTTTGTGGCGCAAAAGATCAGCGACAACAGCAACTCTCGACTGCTTGCAAGATGCAAGGAAAAGTTGTGCCTCGCGGACTAGCAG aGCTATACGTCAACCAAGCCCATCGTCCTGAGCACCAGGAGTCTGCATGCATCAAAGAAGAGCAAGAGCCCGGACCCATCCAAG CTTTTGGAAAATGTCTTGGTGCTGAGCGGCAGGAGATAGAATCTCCCGGCGTTAAAGAGGATGTTGAGCTCCATCTaatcaaagaggaggaggagccagAGCCATGTCAACAGAAGGaacttccaatcaaaaaggaggaggatgAGCTGCCAGAGGAGAAAGGTATCACCCGGACGACTGGTGACCCCTTGAAGAGTGAAGATGGTCCGAGTGAGGCCAGCAGAGGGGCGGAGCCTCCGAGCGGcggcagcagctcaacagaaaGATTGCAAGCAGGCATTTTTATCGCTCCTTCAGGAAGAAATGGCGCCAAGTCACACTCACCTTACAATGATGATGGTCATAAGAAATCTCACCGTGATGACAAACTCTGCAAATGCTCTCATTGTGGGAAAACTTTTGCTACTAACTATCGTTGCCGTAGGCATATGAGGATGCACACTAGtgaaaaacttttttcatgctcagtttgtggtcaaggattcacaaaaaaaaaaacccaaaaaacacacgaaagaacccacactggagaaaaacctgtctcctgcttagtttgtggtcaaggtttTACTCGCAAGCACACCTTAAAAATACACGAAAGATCCCAcaccggagaaaaacctttttcctgcccagtttgtggtcaaagattcgctcaaaagcaacacttgaaagtacacacaagaacccacactggcgaaaaaccttttttctgctcagtttgtggtcaaggattcagccAAAAGAGCGCTTTAAAAACACACGACCGAACCcatactggcgaaaaacctttttcatgctcagtttgtggtcaaggattcactcaaaagcaaaatttaaaaagacacgaaagaacccacatcagagaaaaacctttttcctgctctttttgtggtcaaagattcagtcaaaAGTGCAACTTAAAAGTACATGAAACAACCCACACTTCAGACCAACCTTTTTCCTGTTcgttttgtggtaaaagattcagtgACACGATTACCTTACAAATTCACGAAAGAATCCACACGGGAGGAAAACCTGTCTCCTgcttagtttgtggtcaaggtttTACTCGCAAGCACACCTTAAAAATACACGAAAGATCCCAcaccggagaaaaacctttttcctgcccagtttgtggtcaaagattctctcaaaagcaacacttgaaagtacacacaagaacccacactggcgaaaaacctttttcatgctcagtttgtggtcaaggattcactcaAAAGCAACATTTAAAAAGACACGAAAGAACCCACAtcagagaaaaacctttttcctgctctttttgtggtcaaagattcagtcaaaAGTGCAACTTAAAAGTACATGAAACAGCCCACACTGGAGACCAACCTTTTTCCTGTTcgttttgtggtaaaagattcagtcACACGATTACCTTACACATTCACGAAAGAATCCACACGGGaggaaaacctttttcctgctcagtttgtggtcaaagattctctCGAAAGCAACACTTGAATGTACACAGAAGAACCCACacgggagaaaaacctttttcctactcagtctgtggtcaaagattcgcccAAAAGCATCAGGTGAACttgcacacaagaacccacatggAAGAAAAAGGTTTTCCTGCTCAGTATGTGCTCAAACTTTTTGCTCAATGTAAATCTAACATAATAATGTTGAGTTCTTAA